A genomic region of Christiangramia sp. OXR-203 contains the following coding sequences:
- a CDS encoding aldo/keto reductase — protein MKRQKLGNTELYTPPIIFGGNVFGWTIDEKESFRMMDQLLDMGFDFIDSADVYSRWAEGNFGGESESIIGKYMKSRGNRHKLTITTKVGSSMQQGGDKDISKTHILNAVEDSLRRLQTDHIDLYFTHWDDNKTPVEETLGAYQKLIEQGKVRYIGASNLSPERLQESLDASKNDDLPKYQVFQPEYSLMQRRKFEGKIQKICQENNLGVTSYFSLASGFLSGKYQSIEDIKGSDREQFLGDYFDDRGKKVLNALKDISDHHNIYQAGIALRWIMQRPGITAPIASATIAEHLKSFEEAVNMELTKEEMENLNAASNH, from the coding sequence ATGAAAAGACAAAAATTAGGAAATACAGAATTATATACTCCTCCTATCATTTTCGGCGGAAATGTATTCGGGTGGACGATCGATGAAAAAGAATCTTTCAGAATGATGGATCAACTGCTGGATATGGGATTTGACTTTATTGATTCTGCAGATGTTTACTCCAGATGGGCTGAAGGTAACTTTGGTGGTGAATCTGAAAGTATTATTGGAAAATACATGAAGTCCAGAGGTAACCGACATAAATTGACCATTACCACCAAAGTAGGCTCCAGTATGCAACAAGGTGGCGATAAGGATATTTCCAAAACACATATTCTTAATGCGGTAGAAGATAGCCTGCGAAGATTACAAACAGATCATATCGACCTTTATTTCACCCATTGGGATGATAATAAAACACCTGTAGAAGAAACCCTTGGTGCCTATCAGAAATTAATTGAGCAGGGAAAGGTGAGATATATTGGAGCTTCAAATTTGAGTCCTGAAAGATTACAGGAGTCTTTAGACGCTTCAAAAAATGATGATTTACCAAAGTATCAGGTTTTCCAGCCGGAATATAGTTTGATGCAGCGACGCAAGTTCGAAGGGAAAATTCAGAAAATCTGCCAGGAAAATAATCTTGGAGTCACCTCCTATTTCAGCTTAGCCAGCGGATTCCTCTCCGGAAAATATCAAAGTATCGAAGACATAAAAGGAAGTGATCGTGAACAGTTCCTTGGAGATTATTTTGACGATCGTGGTAAAAAAGTACTCAACGCACTTAAAGATATATCGGACCATCACAATATTTACCAGGCAGGAATTGCTTTAAGATGGATCATGCAACGCCCGGGAATTACCGCTCCAATTGCAAGTGCAACAATAGCTGAGCATCTAAAGAGTTTCGAAGAAGCTGTCAACATGGAACTTACCAAAGAAGAAATGGAAAATTTAAATGCAGCAAGCAACCATTAA